One Bartonella kosoyi DNA segment encodes these proteins:
- a CDS encoding DUF2087 domain-containing protein, which translates to MRPDFQKKKIYSETEISKICKLFTVDFARLRRPLVERGFLQRHGENISACSQKKLNDG; encoded by the coding sequence ATGCGACCGGACTTTCAAAAGAAAAAAATCTATAGTGAAACGGAAATTTCCAAGATATGCAAACTCTTTACGGTCGATTTTGCCAGATTACGACGTCCCCTCGTTGAGAGAGGATTTTTACAACGCCATGGGGAAAATATCAGCGCATGCTCTCAAAAAAAATTGAACGATGGTTAA
- a CDS encoding MFS transporter, producing MGKNKITFFIYSAVFLSEFSFFFVLPLLGNSSLITAANVAFYLAGSVILESILMVTTTGLLEKLSRKLLMATAFILRSIAFLCVILSLTSTAWLSFFTLTAFSKAISKPFLREILSEHLNGSTLKRALTLYSFFQNAAVVIAPLVATSAIKYNVSVFLMAFFAIISFYLCILSIQIVYHYPHKKFSPTKNKKTNTSFLSSLKEIMRHHAIVYLLVTAFLCTFIMGVFITTTTLLSKFDSNLAPYSGIFFSIVGISICIWQGIINKHLRLSEQSTFYLLALMGSFSSFFLMGGVFTAVTALIAYSVYESVMIPEIYYQAGKTTASLSASVFF from the coding sequence ATGGGCAAAAATAAAATAACTTTTTTCATCTATAGCGCCGTTTTTCTTTCTGAATTTTCCTTTTTCTTTGTACTCCCTCTCCTTGGAAACTCTTCTCTCATCACTGCTGCAAATGTTGCGTTTTATCTCGCTGGATCAGTAATCCTTGAAAGCATTCTCATGGTAACCACAACGGGTTTATTAGAGAAACTTTCGCGTAAACTTTTAATGGCTACCGCCTTTATTTTAAGGAGTATAGCTTTTCTATGTGTTATCCTATCGCTCACATCTACTGCATGGCTGTCCTTTTTTACCTTAACGGCTTTTTCGAAAGCAATTTCAAAGCCATTTTTGAGAGAAATTTTATCAGAACATCTCAATGGAAGTACGCTTAAACGTGCATTAACGCTCTATTCTTTTTTTCAAAACGCTGCTGTCGTTATCGCCCCTCTCGTTGCAACGAGTGCGATAAAATACAATGTATCAGTTTTTTTGATGGCTTTTTTTGCCATCATTAGTTTTTATCTTTGCATTCTATCCATTCAAATTGTTTATCACTACCCCCATAAAAAATTTTCCCCTACAAAGAATAAAAAAACAAATACCTCTTTTCTTTCTTCTTTAAAAGAAATCATGCGTCATCATGCTATTGTTTATTTACTGGTCACAGCTTTTCTTTGCACGTTTATCATGGGAGTTTTTATCACCACCACAACACTTCTCAGTAAATTTGACAGCAATCTGGCTCCTTATAGTGGAATTTTCTTTTCAATTGTTGGCATCAGTATTTGTATCTGGCAAGGAATAATCAATAAACATCTTCGCCTTTCCGAACAATCAACTTTTTACCTATTAGCACTTATGGGAAGTTTCTCCTCATTTTTCCTCATGGGTGGCGTCTTTACCGCTGTGACTGCGTTAATTGCTTACAGTGTCTATGAATCTGTCATGATTCCAGAGATATACTATCAAGCAGGGAAAACAACTGCATCCCTCTCAGCTAGTGTTTTTTTTTAG
- a CDS encoding MFS transporter: protein MLRKIINFKASVHLVLITTLLSNVGVFMVVPFLAIYLSKLHSLSAIEVGSIMGTAFWCQRAGSLFGGILSDYVHIKKTMLLGLAMRIPGYLTIGFTHNFYILLLSCIFIGLGSSMYFPAAKSFLVKNVSQADKVDILAIRSIFANTGTAIGPLLGMLILKVHPQLLFSLVGCIFILLLLLNCTLKESRGTNTGSKINFSDFRNLLTNKTMLCVVLFTFLFLFLYIQLEVTIPLFGDETFGKSTPSYIFLLNALIVIFFQIPVSRWSCRENSKMPIVLSFIFFALSFFILHALNPSYFSLFLAIILFTFSEIIMRIRLDYDATNIDKRLIASAFGIMSLSSAFGGMAGSYFGSLLYNKAVFGLSVWQLLSIASISAAFLSLLLFMKKAKK from the coding sequence ATGTTACGTAAAATTATCAACTTCAAGGCAAGCGTACACCTTGTTCTCATCACCACCCTTTTGAGCAATGTTGGAGTCTTTATGGTTGTTCCTTTTTTGGCGATCTACTTAAGCAAATTGCATTCCCTCAGTGCAATAGAAGTAGGGAGCATCATGGGAACAGCTTTTTGGTGCCAAAGAGCAGGCTCCCTTTTCGGAGGAATACTCTCCGATTATGTCCATATCAAAAAAACTATGCTTTTGGGTCTAGCGATGCGGATACCAGGCTATCTTACCATTGGTTTTACGCATAATTTTTATATCCTGCTTCTCTCCTGCATCTTTATTGGACTAGGAAGCAGTATGTATTTTCCCGCAGCAAAATCTTTTTTAGTAAAAAACGTCTCTCAAGCTGACAAAGTTGATATTCTCGCCATCAGATCCATTTTTGCCAACACAGGGACTGCCATTGGCCCATTACTTGGAATGCTTATTTTAAAAGTTCATCCTCAACTCTTATTTAGCCTTGTTGGCTGCATCTTTATTTTATTATTGCTTCTCAACTGCACATTAAAAGAAAGTCGGGGTACCAACACAGGCAGTAAAATAAATTTTTCTGACTTTCGCAATCTGCTTACCAACAAGACGATGCTTTGTGTAGTACTTTTTACGTTTTTATTTCTCTTTCTTTATATACAACTCGAAGTCACGATCCCCCTGTTTGGTGACGAAACTTTTGGAAAAAGCACCCCCTCATATATTTTTCTCCTTAATGCTCTTATTGTTATCTTTTTCCAAATACCTGTCTCAAGATGGTCTTGTCGGGAAAATTCCAAAATGCCTATAGTCTTATCCTTTATTTTTTTTGCACTCTCATTCTTTATTCTCCACGCTCTTAATCCTTCTTACTTTAGTCTCTTTTTAGCAATCATCCTTTTTACCTTTTCTGAAATCATTATGCGCATACGCCTCGATTATGATGCAACAAACATAGATAAACGCCTCATTGCTAGCGCATTTGGCATCATGAGTTTGTCGAGTGCTTTTGGAGGAATGGCAGGCAGTTACTTCGGCTCTCTCTTATACAACAAAGCCGTTTTTGGTTTATCGGTTTGGCAACTCTTAAGCATTGCATCCATCAGTGCTGCTTTTCTCTCTCTCCTGCTTTTTATGAAAAAAGCAAAAAAGTAA
- a CDS encoding abortive infection family protein, which yields MNKEHHNYPHKNPQLKEDKCKVLKTLEKIGLQYHHEGYITKAGFLSIEELQKEVAKNGLLAIETEIKRALENIETDPMASALYAANLLEASCKVYLDHHALSYKETACTLPALWQQVIEHAELCPKDMEKKNLNDFDVNDLKMISSGLYQVVEGTMNLRNKKGAAHGRSETNFRKINLKPRHARLVVNAASTLAMYILELRQKTS from the coding sequence ATGAACAAAGAGCATCATAATTATCCTCACAAAAACCCCCAACTAAAGGAAGATAAATGTAAAGTTCTAAAAACTTTAGAGAAAATTGGATTACAATACCACCATGAAGGATATATTACCAAAGCTGGCTTTCTCTCTATAGAAGAATTGCAAAAAGAAGTTGCAAAGAACGGACTATTAGCAATAGAAACTGAAATAAAGAGAGCATTGGAGAACATAGAAACCGATCCAATGGCTTCAGCTCTCTACGCAGCTAATCTATTAGAGGCATCCTGTAAAGTTTATCTCGACCACCACGCTCTCTCCTATAAAGAAACCGCTTGTACGCTACCCGCTTTATGGCAACAAGTCATAGAACATGCTGAGCTTTGTCCAAAAGATATGGAGAAAAAAAACTTAAATGATTTTGATGTAAATGACTTAAAAATGATTTCATCTGGTCTCTACCAAGTTGTGGAAGGTACCATGAATCTAAGAAATAAAAAAGGTGCAGCCCATGGTCGCTCGGAGACAAACTTTCGAAAAATCAATCTCAAACCTCGTCATGCCCGCTTAGTAGTTAATGCTGCCTCTACCCTTGCAATGTATATCTTAGAGTTGCGCCAAAAAACATCATAA
- a CDS encoding MFS transporter produces the protein MQKRDSYSKSEKYVIYTVIISSILPLLDGSIVNVILPRLAHYFSAGENNIQWIVTSYFLATVPGLLMAAFMQGRIGVKKTWLLANCIFMLGSLGVGLSYNFQTIISARIIQGFGTGLLLPLSQTIIALQFGQTRVRQAMGTIAVPTVFAPAFGPLVGASIAQYVSWRLLFFINIPLILLALTIGAKHLKTNETEKTKFNLLAFLTFSLSLISFFYLTEARNIANNNILSIIALIAVISLILFIVSNQKAKNKLIIFSGFTNVRYTLLMIMGLIASFLFYSFLVYFPLALAEEPHEKSLLLIGALLALQGVGAWIGRKFIYQKWKEKTPFFMIGIGLLISSFGILCFGYQTSMDGLGFLLRGIGLGIATIVCLSAPIQYVNPLYIKDTAVITRILQQIGGALGGVFAGYLLHTLTKGVLSLNQTYLIFFLFSISALLLFCLVLSLSPKEKNTNL, from the coding sequence ATGCAAAAGAGAGATTCCTATAGCAAATCAGAAAAGTATGTCATTTATACCGTCATTATTTCCAGTATACTGCCCTTGCTCGATGGAAGCATTGTTAATGTCATCCTCCCCAGACTTGCGCATTATTTTTCAGCGGGAGAAAATAATATACAATGGATTGTAACTTCCTATTTTCTCGCCACCGTGCCCGGACTTTTGATGGCCGCTTTTATGCAAGGGAGAATAGGCGTAAAAAAAACGTGGCTGCTTGCAAACTGCATTTTTATGCTTGGATCATTGGGAGTAGGATTAAGCTATAATTTTCAAACCATTATCTCTGCCCGTATCATTCAAGGTTTTGGAACAGGTCTCTTATTGCCCCTAAGCCAAACTATTATCGCCTTACAATTTGGACAGACACGGGTGCGCCAAGCCATGGGAACCATAGCCGTACCAACGGTTTTTGCTCCAGCCTTTGGTCCACTGGTGGGCGCTTCAATTGCTCAGTATGTATCCTGGCGGTTGTTATTTTTTATCAATATTCCCCTTATTCTCTTGGCTCTCACCATTGGAGCAAAACATTTAAAAACCAACGAAACAGAAAAAACAAAATTTAACTTACTGGCATTTTTAACCTTTTCCCTATCCCTTATTTCGTTTTTTTACCTCACAGAAGCCAGAAATATTGCTAACAACAACATCCTCTCTATCATAGCACTGATAGCAGTCATCTCTCTCATATTGTTCATTGTTTCTAATCAGAAAGCAAAAAACAAATTAATCATCTTTAGTGGATTTACAAATGTACGTTACACATTGCTCATGATCATGGGGCTTATTGCTTCCTTTCTTTTTTATAGCTTTCTTGTTTATTTCCCCTTAGCTCTCGCGGAAGAACCCCATGAAAAGAGCCTTCTCCTCATCGGCGCCCTCCTTGCTCTACAAGGGGTGGGAGCATGGATTGGCAGGAAATTTATTTATCAAAAATGGAAAGAAAAAACGCCCTTTTTCATGATCGGAATTGGTTTGCTGATATCAAGCTTTGGGATATTATGCTTTGGCTATCAGACAAGCATGGATGGTCTGGGTTTCTTACTAAGAGGTATAGGGCTTGGTATTGCCACCATTGTATGCCTGTCTGCCCCCATTCAATATGTCAATCCTTTATACATCAAAGATACAGCGGTTATCACACGTATATTACAGCAAATAGGTGGCGCTTTAGGAGGTGTGTTTGCCGGCTATTTGCTCCATACGCTAACTAAAGGAGTTCTTTCCCTCAATCAAACATATCTCATATTCTTTCTCTTCTCTATCAGTGCACTTTTACTGTTTTGCCTCGTACTCTCTCTATCGCCTAAGGAAAAGAACACAAATTTATGA
- a CDS encoding Fur family transcriptional regulator, with protein sequence MSSKLTRNQTLVLNTLKNAKGPLSAYAILDQLREEGFRAPLQVYRALEKLVQLKCIHRLESVNAFMVCLHPEKCQHELTTFIICENCGTVNEIQNQMIVSSLKQMVQAFDFQAHKSTLEVRGLCKKCVTK encoded by the coding sequence ATGTCCTCTAAACTGACGCGTAACCAAACATTGGTTTTGAACACTTTAAAGAATGCAAAAGGGCCTTTAAGTGCTTATGCGATTCTTGACCAATTACGCGAAGAAGGTTTTCGCGCCCCTCTCCAAGTTTATCGTGCATTAGAAAAACTCGTACAATTAAAATGTATTCATCGTCTTGAAAGTGTAAACGCTTTTATGGTCTGTTTACATCCTGAAAAATGTCAACACGAACTTACAACTTTTATCATTTGCGAAAACTGTGGCACAGTTAATGAAATACAAAATCAAATGATTGTATCAAGCTTAAAACAAATGGTTCAAGCTTTTGACTTCCAAGCACACAAAAGCACTCTAGAGGTACGAGGTCTTTGTAAAAAATGCGTAACAAAATAA
- a CDS encoding HlyD family secretion protein, with protein sequence MSISETILSTKNFNKTKQKKVIKALLIVFALFVLWFGYKWITHWRYMLSTEDAYVQGDIAAIAPKLNGYIEKIAIKANQVVKKDDVLFYLDNGDYQIVLDQTEAHLNTQKKTLLRIDAQITAAHSSLDDAKAQKAAASAIATNAQLTLKRVTELKENRYAPQSDVDDAKSAYEQAIANVNRADAQIAAARANIQVLEAQRSETESQTKSLELSREKAQRDLDSTIIRAPFDGIIGNLTAKTGDFVVNGQRLAALVPIHALYIEANYKETQLQNIHAGQKAYISVDAFEKEVFTGTVLSISPATGAVFSLLPPQNATGNFTKIVQRIPVRISIPEEILKTGHIRAGMSVSVEVDTRTKPQDKSLL encoded by the coding sequence ATGTCCATATCTGAGACAATTTTGTCAACCAAAAATTTCAATAAAACGAAACAAAAGAAAGTAATCAAGGCTCTTCTTATCGTCTTTGCACTTTTTGTTCTTTGGTTTGGCTATAAGTGGATAACACATTGGCGTTATATGCTCTCCACTGAAGATGCTTATGTACAAGGAGATATCGCAGCTATTGCCCCGAAATTAAACGGATATATTGAAAAAATTGCGATTAAAGCCAACCAAGTGGTAAAAAAGGACGATGTTTTATTTTACTTAGACAATGGTGATTATCAAATCGTCTTGGATCAAACAGAAGCGCATCTTAACACACAGAAAAAAACACTTCTACGCATTGATGCACAAATCACAGCTGCTCACAGTAGCTTAGATGATGCAAAAGCGCAAAAAGCAGCCGCTTCAGCCATCGCAACCAATGCACAACTCACCTTAAAACGTGTAACAGAACTTAAAGAGAATCGTTATGCTCCCCAATCTGATGTTGATGATGCCAAATCCGCTTATGAACAAGCTATCGCAAATGTTAATAGAGCGGATGCACAAATCGCCGCAGCACGCGCCAATATCCAAGTGCTCGAAGCACAACGAAGTGAAACAGAAAGCCAAACAAAGAGTTTAGAACTTTCTCGTGAAAAAGCACAACGTGATCTTGATTCAACCATTATACGTGCACCATTTGATGGAATTATAGGAAATTTAACAGCAAAAACGGGAGATTTTGTTGTAAATGGCCAACGCCTTGCAGCATTAGTCCCTATCCATGCACTTTATATCGAAGCAAACTATAAAGAAACACAGTTGCAAAATATTCATGCGGGACAAAAGGCTTATATTTCTGTTGATGCCTTCGAAAAGGAGGTCTTTACAGGAACAGTGCTTTCTATTTCACCCGCAACGGGTGCTGTTTTTTCTCTTCTTCCTCCACAAAACGCGACGGGTAACTTTACAAAGATTGTCCAACGTATTCCGGTACGTATTTCTATTCCAGAGGAAATCTTAAAGACCGGACATATCCGGGCAGGAATGAGTGTTTCAGTAGAAGTTGATACACGGACAAAACCACAAGATAAAAGCCTCTTATAA